One Denticeps clupeoides chromosome 10, fDenClu1.1, whole genome shotgun sequence genomic window carries:
- the LOC114798583 gene encoding tripartite motif-containing protein 16-like protein isoform X1, translating into MSRDNWTEDMIKCPLCLRYLFDPTTLPCGHNICMTCISDFWDTEADSGIYSCPQCQRSLTRRPSLCKNTMLAGMVKKFTDARINDSVNSERLRIKLAIEERKLSLENRIKDREDDLEKLRAVKQRVEESAKAMVEESEKVFTELITTIETKKEVVKVEITEREKNLLTQAVSEQRRISEEVSTLRERCAELDTLATEQNMALLLQRWQRISSQPEQGPLLAISDNHSFESMRTDMTDLKNLIVDICDNYLECIQKKVKYVQLLQSPVVKPRRKAVSFNKPEATAAKARPRYIPRPQSFAVTCMTRGGFLQHACPLTLDPSTAHHNLHISKDNKKATYVSQRQRRKATPKTFDCWEQVICQEGLAACQSYWEVEWTGKNVSVGVTLESIGRKGRGLECGLGRSNASWNLRYSEGCYTTWHDNIPTYIDIDASSPRLGVFLNQTLGTLTFYSVTETLIPLHTYNSHKFRDILYPAFGVEKQSSIKIHSLAMK; encoded by the exons ATGTCAAGGGACAATTGGACAGAGGACATGATCAAATGTCCGCTGTGTCTGAGGTATCTGTTCGATCCAACAACTCTGCCATGTGGACACAACATCTGCATGACGTGCATCTCGGACTTCTGGGACACGGAGGCAGACTCTGGAATATACAGCTGCCCACAGTGCCAGAGGAGCCTCACCCGACGACCAAGTCTCTGTAAGAACACAATGTTAGCTGGCATGGTGAAAAAGTTCACTGATGCACGGATTAACGATTCAGTCAACAGTGAACGGCTCAGAATAAAG CTTGCGATAGAGGAAAGAAAATTGAGTCTGGAAAATAGGATtaaagacagagaagatgaTCTGGAGAAGCTGAGAGCTGTTAAACAGAGAGTTGAA GAATCTGCAAAAGCGATGGTGGAGGAAAGCGAGAAGGTCTTCACCGAGCTCATCACCACTATTGAGACAAAAAAGGAGGTGGTGAAGGTGGAAATCACAGAGAGGGAAAAGAACCTTTTGACTCAGGCAGTGAGTGAGCAGAGGCGTATTTCAGAGGAGGTCAGCACGCTGCGGGAGAGATGCGCTGAGCTGGACACGCTTGCCACGGAGCAGAACATGGCGCTGCTACTACAG AGATGGCAGCGCATCAGCAGTCAGCCAGAGCAAGGACCACTGCTTGCCATCAGTGACAACCACTCTTTTGAGTCCATGAGGACAGACATGACTGATCTGAAGAACCTCATAGTTGACATATGTGACAATTACTTAGAGTGCATTCAGAAGAAAG TTAAATATGTACAGCTTTTACAATCTCCTGTGGTGAAGCCACGGCGTAAAGCAG TGAGTTTCAACAAGCCTGAAGCGACTGCAGCAAAAGCAAGGCCCCGATACA TACCAAGGCCGCAGTCATTTGCAGTCACATGCATGACACGAGGAGGGTTTCTACAGC ATGCCTGCCCCCTGACACTGGACCCCAGCACAGCCCACCACAACCTGCACATTAGTAAAGACAATAAAAAGGCAACATATGTCTCACAGCGGCAGAGAAGAAAAGCCACACCCAAGACCTTTGATTGTTGGGAGCAGGTGATCTGTCAGGAAGGTCTGGCTGCTTGTCAGAGCTACTGGGAGGTAGAGTGGACTGGGAAGAACGTGTCCGTGGGAGTAACGTTGGAGAGCATCGGTCGGAAGGGCCGAGGTTTGGAATGTGGACTGGGACGCAGCAACGCATCCTGGAACCTGCGCTACAGTGAAGGTTGCTACACAACCTGGCATGACAACATCCCGACCTACATCGACATTGATGCCTCGTCGCCGAGGCTCGGAGTGTTTCTGAACCAGACATTGGGAACCCTGACATTCTACAGCGTAACTGAGACCCTCATTCCACTCCACACCTACAACTCGCACAAATTCAGAGATATTCTCTATCCAGCATTTGGAGTTGAAAAGCAATCATCTATTAAAATTCATTCATTGGCGATGAAGTGA
- the LOC114798583 gene encoding E3 ubiquitin/ISG15 ligase TRIM25-like isoform X2, with the protein MSRDNWTEDMIKCPLCLRYLFDPTTLPCGHNICMTCISDFWDTEADSGIYSCPQCQRSLTRRPSLCKNTMLAGMVKKFTDARINDSVNSERLRIKLAIEERKLSLENRIKDREDDLEKLRAVKQRVEESAKAMVEESEKVFTELITTIETKKEVVKVEITEREKNLLTQAVSEQRRISEEVSTLRERCAELDTLATEQNMALLLQRWQRISSQPEQGPLLAISDNHSFESMRTDMTDLKNLIVDICDNYLECIQKKVKYVQLLQSPVVKPRRKAVPRPQSFAVTCMTRGGFLQHACPLTLDPSTAHHNLHISKDNKKATYVSQRQRRKATPKTFDCWEQVICQEGLAACQSYWEVEWTGKNVSVGVTLESIGRKGRGLECGLGRSNASWNLRYSEGCYTTWHDNIPTYIDIDASSPRLGVFLNQTLGTLTFYSVTETLIPLHTYNSHKFRDILYPAFGVEKQSSIKIHSLAMK; encoded by the exons ATGTCAAGGGACAATTGGACAGAGGACATGATCAAATGTCCGCTGTGTCTGAGGTATCTGTTCGATCCAACAACTCTGCCATGTGGACACAACATCTGCATGACGTGCATCTCGGACTTCTGGGACACGGAGGCAGACTCTGGAATATACAGCTGCCCACAGTGCCAGAGGAGCCTCACCCGACGACCAAGTCTCTGTAAGAACACAATGTTAGCTGGCATGGTGAAAAAGTTCACTGATGCACGGATTAACGATTCAGTCAACAGTGAACGGCTCAGAATAAAG CTTGCGATAGAGGAAAGAAAATTGAGTCTGGAAAATAGGATtaaagacagagaagatgaTCTGGAGAAGCTGAGAGCTGTTAAACAGAGAGTTGAA GAATCTGCAAAAGCGATGGTGGAGGAAAGCGAGAAGGTCTTCACCGAGCTCATCACCACTATTGAGACAAAAAAGGAGGTGGTGAAGGTGGAAATCACAGAGAGGGAAAAGAACCTTTTGACTCAGGCAGTGAGTGAGCAGAGGCGTATTTCAGAGGAGGTCAGCACGCTGCGGGAGAGATGCGCTGAGCTGGACACGCTTGCCACGGAGCAGAACATGGCGCTGCTACTACAG AGATGGCAGCGCATCAGCAGTCAGCCAGAGCAAGGACCACTGCTTGCCATCAGTGACAACCACTCTTTTGAGTCCATGAGGACAGACATGACTGATCTGAAGAACCTCATAGTTGACATATGTGACAATTACTTAGAGTGCATTCAGAAGAAAG TTAAATATGTACAGCTTTTACAATCTCCTGTGGTGAAGCCACGGCGTAAAGCAG TACCAAGGCCGCAGTCATTTGCAGTCACATGCATGACACGAGGAGGGTTTCTACAGC ATGCCTGCCCCCTGACACTGGACCCCAGCACAGCCCACCACAACCTGCACATTAGTAAAGACAATAAAAAGGCAACATATGTCTCACAGCGGCAGAGAAGAAAAGCCACACCCAAGACCTTTGATTGTTGGGAGCAGGTGATCTGTCAGGAAGGTCTGGCTGCTTGTCAGAGCTACTGGGAGGTAGAGTGGACTGGGAAGAACGTGTCCGTGGGAGTAACGTTGGAGAGCATCGGTCGGAAGGGCCGAGGTTTGGAATGTGGACTGGGACGCAGCAACGCATCCTGGAACCTGCGCTACAGTGAAGGTTGCTACACAACCTGGCATGACAACATCCCGACCTACATCGACATTGATGCCTCGTCGCCGAGGCTCGGAGTGTTTCTGAACCAGACATTGGGAACCCTGACATTCTACAGCGTAACTGAGACCCTCATTCCACTCCACACCTACAACTCGCACAAATTCAGAGATATTCTCTATCCAGCATTTGGAGTTGAAAAGCAATCATCTATTAAAATTCATTCATTGGCGATGAAGTGA